In Candidatus Methylomirabilota bacterium, the following proteins share a genomic window:
- the hslU gene encoding ATP-dependent protease ATPase subunit HslU, with product MTGLTPAQITAELDRYIVGQGRAKRAVAIALRNRWRRQNLPAELRDEVAPKNIIMIGPTGVGKTEIARRLAKLAQAPFLKVEASKYTEVGYVGRDVESMIRDLTELAVTMVKAEMAAAVRERAEGLAEERLLDLLLPRRPGESFVSGTLEEVSPDASRDATRDKLRGQLRAGKLDERPIEMDVQASAGPMFEVFPGQGMEEIGINLKDMLSNLMPGRTRRRRVKIGEARRLLAQEEAQKLVDVDEAVGQAIRRVENSGIVFLDELDKVAGREGGRGPDVSREGVQRDLLPIVEGSTVTTKYGMVRTDHILFIAAGAFHVAKPADLIPELQGRFPIRVELEPLTRQDFIRILNEPQNALIRQYVELLKTEGVTLRFTEDAVEAIADIASTVNQRAENIGARRLYTVMERLLEDVSFDAPTLVGQELTIDAEYVQAHLADVVKDEDLSRYIL from the coding sequence ATGACCGGACTCACCCCCGCCCAGATCACCGCGGAGCTGGACCGCTACATCGTGGGCCAGGGGCGGGCCAAGCGCGCGGTGGCGATCGCGCTGCGCAACCGGTGGCGGCGCCAGAACCTGCCCGCCGAGCTGCGCGACGAGGTGGCGCCGAAGAACATCATCATGATCGGCCCCACCGGGGTCGGGAAGACCGAGATCGCCCGGCGGCTCGCGAAGCTCGCGCAGGCGCCCTTCCTCAAGGTCGAGGCCTCGAAGTACACGGAGGTGGGCTACGTCGGCCGCGACGTGGAGTCCATGATCCGCGACCTCACCGAGCTCGCGGTGACCATGGTGAAGGCCGAGATGGCCGCGGCGGTGCGCGAGCGCGCGGAGGGGCTGGCCGAGGAGCGGCTGCTCGACCTGCTGCTGCCCCGGCGGCCCGGCGAATCGTTCGTCAGCGGCACGCTCGAGGAGGTTTCCCCCGACGCCTCCCGCGACGCCACCCGGGACAAGCTGCGCGGCCAGCTCCGCGCGGGCAAGCTCGACGAGCGGCCGATCGAGATGGACGTGCAGGCCAGCGCGGGGCCCATGTTCGAGGTGTTCCCGGGCCAGGGCATGGAGGAGATCGGGATCAACCTGAAGGACATGCTCTCCAACCTGATGCCCGGCCGCACGCGCCGGCGGCGGGTGAAGATCGGCGAGGCGCGCCGCCTCCTGGCCCAGGAGGAAGCCCAGAAGCTGGTGGACGTCGACGAGGCGGTCGGCCAGGCGATCCGCCGGGTGGAGAACTCGGGCATCGTGTTCCTCGACGAGCTGGACAAGGTCGCGGGACGGGAAGGCGGCCGGGGCCCGGACGTGTCACGGGAAGGTGTGCAGCGCGATCTCCTGCCCATCGTGGAGGGCTCGACGGTCACCACCAAATACGGCATGGTCCGGACCGATCACATCCTGTTCATCGCGGCCGGCGCCTTTCACGTGGCCAAGCCGGCCGACCTGATTCCCGAGCTGCAGGGCCGGTTCCCGATCCGGGTGGAGCTGGAGCCCTTGACGCGTCAGGATTTTATCCGCATTCTGAACGAGCCTCAGAACGCCCTGATCCGGCAGTACGTGGAGCTCTTGAAGACGGAGGGCGTGACCCTCCGCTTCACGGAGGACGCGGTGGAGGCCATCGCGGACATCGCGTCCACGGTGAACCAGCGGGCCGAGAACATCGGCGCCCGGCGGCTGTACACGGTGATGGAGCGGCTGCTCGAGGACGTGTCCTTCGACGCCCCCACGCTGGTCGGGCAGGAGCTGACCATCGACGCCGAGTACGTGCAGGCGCACCTGGCCGACGTGGTGAAGGACGAGGATCTCTCCCGCTACATCCTGTAG
- the topA gene encoding type I DNA topoisomerase, with translation MAKRGLVVVESPTKVKTIQKYLDGKYVVKASMGHVRDLPKSKLGVDEKKGFKPEYKVLPAKKKVLDDLKKAAEKADSLYIATDPDREGEAIGWHLAHELGISKSKTHRIMFNEITERAVKAAFLHPGKIDSNKVNAQQARRVLDRLVGYKLSPLLWEKIRRGLSAGRVQSVAVRLITEREREIAAFVPVEYWSLHARLKGKNPPDFTATLKEVEGQKADLPNEAATMAVMTGLHGAAWTVKSVTRGERRRNPAPPFITSTLQQDASRKLHFSAKKTMMLAQQLYEGVELGEEGAVGLITYMRTDAVRVAAEAQEEARQWVTGRLGREYLPDAPPAYRAKKSAQEAHEAIRPSAVEREPKVMARFLNRDQLALYRLIWERFLASQMLPAVYDTVAADIQAGACLFRAQGSTLKFAGFTAVYVESREATDETPEEEAEAVVPPLTVGEILKLLALDPKQHFTQPPPRYTEASLVKVLEERGIGRPSTYAQILGTIQDRGYVRRERGTLFPTDLGVQVTDMLVPHFPEVMDVEFTAQLEESLDKIEEGDADWVETVEAFYKQFSRDLKAAGKKMENVKVGVDAGQECPDCGKPLLEKWGRFGKFLACSAYPDCKFTKDLGGGRERPADEPTDEICPTCSRPMVIKHGRFGKFIACSGYPECKTTKPITLGITCPQPSCGGQLVEKRTRKGKTFYACTNYPTCTFAVWTRPVPEPCPKCAAPFLTERIARGGKITRQCIREECGYKQEVAPTVA, from the coding sequence GTGGCCAAGCGAGGATTGGTGGTGGTGGAGTCGCCCACCAAGGTCAAGACGATCCAGAAGTATCTGGACGGCAAGTACGTCGTCAAGGCCTCGATGGGACACGTCCGCGATCTGCCCAAATCCAAGCTCGGGGTGGACGAGAAGAAGGGCTTCAAGCCCGAGTACAAGGTGCTTCCCGCCAAGAAGAAGGTCCTCGACGATCTGAAGAAGGCGGCCGAGAAGGCCGACTCGCTCTACATCGCGACCGACCCCGACCGGGAAGGCGAGGCCATCGGCTGGCACCTCGCCCACGAGCTCGGCATCAGCAAGTCCAAGACGCACCGGATCATGTTCAACGAGATCACGGAGCGCGCGGTGAAGGCCGCCTTCCTGCATCCGGGGAAGATCGACTCCAACAAGGTCAACGCCCAGCAGGCGAGGCGCGTGCTCGACCGGCTGGTCGGCTACAAGCTGTCGCCCCTGCTGTGGGAGAAGATCCGCCGCGGCCTCTCGGCCGGACGCGTGCAGTCGGTGGCGGTGCGCCTGATCACCGAGCGCGAGCGCGAGATCGCCGCGTTCGTGCCGGTGGAGTACTGGTCGCTTCACGCCCGGCTCAAGGGCAAGAACCCGCCCGACTTCACCGCCACCCTCAAGGAAGTGGAGGGCCAGAAGGCCGACCTGCCCAACGAGGCCGCCACCATGGCGGTGATGACCGGGCTGCACGGGGCGGCCTGGACCGTGAAGTCGGTGACCCGCGGCGAGCGGCGGCGGAATCCGGCGCCGCCCTTCATCACCTCGACGCTCCAGCAGGACGCGAGCCGCAAGCTCCACTTCAGCGCCAAGAAGACGATGATGCTGGCCCAGCAGCTCTACGAGGGCGTCGAGCTCGGCGAGGAGGGCGCGGTCGGCCTCATCACCTACATGCGCACCGACGCGGTGCGGGTGGCCGCCGAGGCCCAGGAGGAAGCGCGCCAGTGGGTGACCGGCCGGCTGGGTCGCGAGTACCTGCCCGACGCGCCGCCGGCCTACCGAGCCAAGAAGAGCGCGCAGGAGGCCCACGAGGCCATCCGTCCGAGCGCGGTGGAGCGCGAGCCCAAGGTAATGGCCCGCTTCCTCAATCGAGACCAGCTGGCGCTCTACCGCCTGATCTGGGAGCGCTTCCTGGCCAGCCAGATGCTGCCCGCGGTCTACGACACGGTGGCCGCCGACATCCAGGCCGGCGCCTGCCTCTTCCGGGCGCAGGGCTCGACGCTGAAGTTCGCCGGGTTCACCGCGGTCTACGTCGAATCGCGCGAGGCCACCGACGAGACGCCCGAGGAGGAAGCGGAGGCGGTGGTGCCTCCGCTCACGGTGGGAGAGATCCTGAAGCTGCTCGCTCTCGACCCCAAGCAGCACTTCACCCAGCCCCCGCCGCGCTACACCGAAGCCTCGCTGGTGAAGGTGCTGGAGGAGCGCGGCATCGGCCGCCCGTCCACCTACGCGCAGATCCTCGGCACGATCCAGGACCGCGGCTACGTGCGCCGCGAGCGCGGCACGCTCTTCCCGACCGATCTGGGGGTGCAGGTCACCGATATGCTGGTGCCGCACTTCCCCGAGGTCATGGACGTCGAGTTCACCGCGCAGCTCGAGGAGTCGCTCGACAAGATCGAGGAGGGCGACGCCGACTGGGTGGAGACGGTCGAGGCCTTCTACAAGCAGTTCTCGCGCGACCTGAAGGCGGCGGGCAAGAAGATGGAGAACGTCAAGGTCGGGGTGGACGCGGGGCAGGAGTGCCCGGACTGCGGCAAGCCGCTGCTCGAGAAATGGGGGCGCTTCGGCAAGTTCCTCGCGTGCTCGGCGTATCCCGATTGCAAGTTCACCAAGGACCTGGGTGGCGGGCGCGAGCGGCCCGCCGACGAGCCCACCGACGAGATCTGCCCGACCTGCAGCCGACCGATGGTGATCAAGCACGGTCGCTTCGGGAAGTTCATCGCCTGCTCGGGCTATCCCGAATGCAAGACCACCAAGCCGATCACCCTCGGGATCACGTGCCCGCAGCCCAGCTGCGGCGGTCAGCTGGTGGAGAAGCGGACCCGCAAGGGCAAGACCTTCTATGCCTGCACCAACTACCCCACCTGCACATTCGCGGTCTGGACGCGGCCGGTCCCGGAGCCGTGCCCCAAGTGTGCGGCGCCGTTCCTGACCGAGCGCATCGCGCGCGGCGGCAAGATCACCCGGCAGTGCATCCGGGAGGAGTGCGGCTACAAGCAGGAAGTGGCTCCCACGGTCGCGTGA
- the glp gene encoding gephyrin-like molybdotransferase Glp, with protein MISVEEALDRILSRVAPLGDERVALPQSLHRVLAEDIDSPRDMPPWPASSMDGYALRSDDTGAAAARSPARLAVAGRVPAGAMAERPLRAGEAFRIFTGAPLPEGADSVIPQEDVTEEGGALLVPRPVSAGDFVRPRGEDMTRGDRVLERGRVLSAADIGLLATVGRARVSVIRRPRVGILSTGDELVDLGGRIGPGQIPNSNSYSLVAQVLEAFAEPVSLGIAGDRLEDIEGRLRWGLGCDLVMSSAGVSVGEHDFVKDALARLGAEQHLWLVDMRPGKPIAFSTIPQDGKAALALFALPGNPVSAMVTFELFVRPALLRMAGHSRLQRPTITAHALAAIKNGDSRRGYLRVTLTPDGDGYGARLTGTQSSGVLRSMVAADGLAVVPGRTTIEPGQPVKVIVLRQGL; from the coding sequence GTGATCTCCGTCGAAGAGGCCCTCGACCGCATTCTCTCCCGCGTGGCGCCGCTGGGCGACGAGCGCGTCGCGCTCCCCCAGAGCCTCCACCGCGTGCTCGCCGAGGACATCGACAGTCCGCGCGACATGCCGCCCTGGCCGGCCTCCTCGATGGACGGCTACGCGCTTCGCAGCGACGACACCGGCGCGGCCGCCGCCAGGTCTCCCGCCCGCCTGGCGGTGGCCGGGCGCGTGCCGGCGGGCGCCATGGCCGAGCGCCCGCTCCGGGCCGGCGAGGCCTTCCGGATCTTCACGGGGGCGCCGCTACCCGAGGGCGCGGACTCGGTGATCCCCCAGGAGGACGTCACCGAGGAGGGCGGCGCGCTGCTGGTGCCCCGCCCCGTGAGCGCCGGCGACTTCGTGCGCCCGCGCGGTGAGGACATGACGCGGGGCGATCGGGTCCTCGAGCGGGGGCGCGTGCTCAGCGCCGCCGACATCGGCCTGCTCGCCACCGTCGGGCGGGCGCGGGTGAGCGTGATCCGTCGGCCGCGCGTCGGGATCCTGTCCACCGGCGACGAGCTGGTGGATCTGGGCGGGCGCATCGGTCCCGGTCAGATCCCGAACTCCAACAGCTACTCGCTCGTGGCCCAGGTGCTCGAGGCCTTTGCCGAGCCGGTGAGCCTCGGCATCGCGGGGGATCGCCTGGAGGATATCGAGGGTCGGCTGCGCTGGGGGCTCGGGTGCGATCTGGTGATGTCCTCCGCCGGCGTCTCGGTCGGCGAGCACGACTTCGTGAAGGACGCGCTGGCCCGTCTCGGCGCCGAGCAGCATCTCTGGCTGGTGGACATGCGTCCCGGAAAGCCGATCGCGTTCTCCACGATCCCGCAGGACGGCAAGGCCGCGCTGGCCCTCTTCGCGCTGCCGGGCAACCCGGTCTCCGCCATGGTGACCTTCGAGCTGTTCGTGCGCCCCGCCCTCCTCCGCATGGCCGGGCACTCGCGCCTGCAGCGGCCGACCATCACCGCGCACGCGCTCGCCGCGATCAAGAACGGCGACAGCCGCCGCGGCTATCTGCGCGTGACCCTCACGCCCGACGGCGACGGCTATGGCGCGCGCCTCACCGGCACGCAGAGCTCGGGCGTCCTCCGCTCGATGGTCGCCGCCGACGGCCTCGCCGTCGTCCCCGGCCGCACGACGATAGAGCCGGGCCAGCCCGTGAAGGTGATCGTCCTCCGGCAAGGCCTGTAG
- a CDS encoding DUF3341 domain-containing protein, whose amino-acid sequence MEAITEMATANVLGVFAHVDTTLQAIRDLRAKGFGDLTVYTPVPVEEIEEEVESVRPVSSVRLFTLVGGLTGTATGFFLTIWTSLKWELLTGGKAVVSIPPFIIIAFELTILLGGLASALAILVLGRLPKLRPSATYDPRFTLDRFGVAVACPADKVDSVSSVLSGAGAEEVRR is encoded by the coding sequence ATGGAGGCCATCACTGAGATGGCGACCGCCAACGTGCTCGGGGTGTTCGCGCACGTCGACACCACGCTCCAGGCCATCCGGGACCTGCGGGCCAAGGGCTTCGGGGACCTGACCGTCTACACCCCGGTTCCGGTGGAGGAGATCGAGGAGGAGGTGGAGAGTGTCCGCCCCGTGTCCTCGGTCCGGCTCTTCACGCTGGTCGGCGGCCTCACCGGCACCGCGACCGGCTTCTTCCTGACGATCTGGACCTCGCTGAAGTGGGAGCTGCTCACCGGCGGGAAGGCGGTCGTGTCCATCCCGCCCTTCATCATCATCGCCTTCGAGCTGACCATCCTCCTGGGCGGGCTGGCCAGCGCCCTCGCCATCCTGGTCCTGGGACGCCTGCCGAAGCTGCGGCCGTCGGCCACCTACGATCCGCGCTTCACCCTGGATCGCTTCGGGGTCGCGGTGGCGTGCCCGGCCGACAAGGTGGACTCGGTGAGCTCGGTGCTGTCCGGCGCGGGCGCGGAAGAGGTCCGGCGATGA
- the hslV gene encoding ATP-dependent protease subunit HslV, with translation MSEDPGRIHPAGAIHATTVVCVRHRGRIAVAGDGQVTFGQTIMKAGARKVRKMHHDRVLAGFAGAAADAFTLFARFEAKLEEHRGNLARAAVELAKEWRMDRVLRRLEALLAVADTESTFIVSGTGDVIEPDDGLVGIGSGGPFALAAARALCAHSTLEAPEIAEQSLRIAAGICVYTNDQITVLTL, from the coding sequence ATGTCCGAAGACCCCGGGCGGATCCATCCGGCCGGCGCGATCCACGCGACCACCGTGGTCTGCGTGCGCCACCGCGGTCGAATCGCGGTGGCCGGCGACGGCCAGGTGACCTTCGGCCAGACCATCATGAAGGCGGGCGCCCGCAAGGTCCGCAAGATGCATCACGACCGTGTGCTCGCCGGCTTCGCGGGCGCGGCCGCCGACGCCTTCACTCTCTTCGCCCGGTTCGAGGCCAAGCTGGAAGAGCACCGCGGCAACCTGGCCCGGGCCGCGGTGGAGCTGGCGAAGGAATGGCGGATGGACCGCGTCCTGCGCCGGCTGGAGGCGCTGCTCGCGGTGGCCGACACCGAGTCGACCTTCATCGTGTCCGGCACCGGCGACGTGATCGAGCCCGACGACGGGCTCGTGGGCATCGGCTCGGGCGGACCCTTCGCCCTCGCGGCGGCGCGGGCCCTCTGCGCCCACTCCACGCTGGAGGCGCCCGAGATCGCCGAGCAGTCCCTCCGCATCGCGGCGGGCATCTGCGTCTACACCAACGACCAGATCACGGTGCTGACCCTCTGA
- the xerC gene encoding tyrosine recombinase XerC, whose translation MDAAVGSFLEYLGAERGASPHTLRSYAADLTEFTSFLAAERIDGLAGADTRAIRAFLAQLHRRRLAKATIARKLAAVRSCFRFFARRGVLEVNPARQVRSPRLGRRLPSVLPKDEAAQLLDAAPEPTAAGARDRALLELLYASGLRVAEGCGLDLDDVDGARRTVRVLGKGDKERVVPVGETALEALDAYLAMRGRQRGPLFLNARGGRLTPRSAHRIVKRLARRAGITQRVTPHTLRHSFATHMLGEGADLRLIQELLGHRRLSTTQRYTHVSPEHLMRVYDAAHPRAT comes from the coding sequence ATGGACGCGGCGGTCGGCTCGTTTCTCGAGTACCTGGGCGCCGAGCGCGGCGCCTCGCCTCACACCCTCCGCAGCTACGCGGCCGACCTGACCGAGTTCACCTCGTTCCTCGCCGCCGAGAGGATCGACGGGCTCGCCGGGGCCGATACCCGCGCGATCCGCGCCTTCCTCGCGCAGCTGCACCGGCGGCGTCTCGCCAAGGCCACCATCGCGCGCAAGCTGGCCGCGGTGCGCAGCTGCTTCCGTTTCTTCGCCCGGCGCGGTGTCCTCGAGGTCAATCCGGCGCGGCAGGTGCGGAGTCCCCGGCTCGGACGGCGGTTGCCGTCGGTCCTGCCCAAGGACGAGGCCGCCCAGCTGCTGGACGCCGCGCCCGAGCCCACCGCGGCCGGGGCGCGGGACCGCGCCCTGCTCGAGCTGCTCTACGCGAGCGGACTGCGCGTGGCCGAGGGCTGCGGCCTCGACCTCGACGACGTCGACGGGGCACGCCGCACCGTGCGGGTGCTGGGCAAGGGCGACAAGGAGCGCGTGGTGCCGGTGGGCGAGACCGCGCTGGAGGCCCTGGACGCCTACCTCGCCATGCGCGGGCGGCAGCGTGGGCCGCTCTTCCTCAACGCGCGGGGCGGACGGCTCACCCCGCGCAGCGCGCATCGCATCGTGAAGCGGCTGGCCCGGCGGGCCGGCATCACCCAGCGGGTGACGCCGCACACGCTCCGTCACAGCTTCGCCACCCACATGCTGGGCGAGGGCGCCGATCTGCGGCTGATCCAGGAGCTGCTCGGCCACCGCCGCCTCTCCACGACGCAGCGCTATACCCACGTGAGCCCGGAGCACCTCATGCGGGTGTACGATGCGGCGCATCCCCGAGCGACCTGA
- a CDS encoding cytochrome c, producing the protein MMKWVFVLSLLVVGAFGGWLALNVVHWWQTDMFHTQRVMPGEAAYSMPTGSLPRNGGQMYYSPADRDAAAARRNPIAATTQSVSRGGELFAIYCTPCHGASGKGDGPVSTKFVPPADLTNPELQKVRTDGYWESYLSVGGAVMPSYGEALTPDERWAIVNYVRTLAKK; encoded by the coding sequence ATGATGAAGTGGGTGTTCGTGCTGTCGCTGCTGGTGGTGGGGGCCTTCGGCGGCTGGCTCGCGCTGAACGTGGTGCACTGGTGGCAGACCGACATGTTCCACACGCAGCGGGTGATGCCCGGCGAGGCGGCCTACTCGATGCCGACCGGCAGCCTTCCGCGCAACGGCGGCCAGATGTACTACTCGCCGGCGGATCGTGATGCCGCCGCGGCCCGGCGCAATCCGATCGCGGCCACCACCCAGTCGGTGAGCCGCGGCGGAGAGCTCTTCGCGATCTACTGCACGCCGTGCCACGGGGCCAGCGGCAAGGGTGACGGCCCCGTGTCCACGAAGTTCGTCCCGCCGGCCGACCTCACGAACCCGGAGCTGCAGAAGGTCCGCACCGATGGGTACTGGGAGAGCTACCTGAGCGTCGGCGGCGCGGTCATGCCCTCGTACGGCGAGGCCCTGACGCCCGACGAGCGGTGGGCGATCGTGAACTACGTGCGAACGCTGGCCAAGAAATGA
- the dprA gene encoding DNA-processing protein DprA gives MREALHDDTLRTLGREDAEYPALLRPVPTAPASLHVRGRLVDGDALAVALVGSRRATPYGLAVAETMAADLAARGVTVVSGLARGVDSAAHRGALRVGGRTIAVLGSGVDSVYPPENRRLADEIARQGALLSQFPSGTPPLPQNFPTRNAVIAGLSLAVVVIEAAERSGSLITARLAAELGREVLAVPGRVTAPESRGANRLIQDGAALALGWEDVVAALPDRWKTCVDTAASMTSAATGPSETDDESNRVILSLLGEDPVDIDRVIERSGLGAARVSATLLDLELSGRVRQIEGKRFVRAVLG, from the coding sequence ATGCGTGAGGCTCTCCACGACGACACGCTGCGCACGCTCGGGCGCGAGGACGCGGAGTATCCCGCGCTCCTGCGTCCGGTGCCGACCGCGCCCGCGTCGCTGCACGTGCGCGGTCGTCTCGTCGACGGCGACGCGCTCGCGGTCGCGCTGGTGGGCTCGCGCCGCGCCACGCCGTACGGGCTCGCGGTGGCCGAGACCATGGCGGCGGACCTCGCCGCGCGCGGCGTGACCGTCGTGAGCGGGCTCGCGCGCGGCGTGGACAGCGCCGCGCACCGCGGCGCGCTGCGGGTGGGCGGGCGCACCATCGCGGTGCTGGGCTCGGGCGTCGACTCCGTGTATCCGCCGGAGAATCGGCGGCTCGCCGACGAGATCGCGCGGCAGGGCGCGCTGCTGTCGCAGTTTCCGTCGGGCACCCCGCCGCTGCCGCAGAACTTCCCCACGCGCAACGCGGTGATCGCGGGGCTGTCCCTGGCGGTGGTGGTGATCGAAGCGGCCGAGCGCAGCGGCTCGCTCATCACCGCGCGGCTGGCCGCCGAGCTGGGTCGGGAGGTCCTCGCGGTGCCGGGGCGGGTGACTGCGCCGGAGAGCCGCGGGGCCAACCGGCTGATCCAGGACGGTGCCGCGCTCGCGCTCGGCTGGGAGGACGTGGTCGCGGCCCTTCCCGACCGCTGGAAGACCTGCGTTGACACGGCGGCGAGCATGACATCCGCGGCGACCGGGCCGAGCGAGACGGACGACGAGTCGAACCGGGTCATCCTGTCGCTGCTGGGGGAAGATCCGGTCGACATCGACCGCGTGATCGAGCGGAGCGGGCTCGGCGCGGCGCGGGTCTCGGCGACGCTGCTCGACCTCGAGCTGAGCGGTCGCGTGCGTCAGATCGAGGGCAAGCGGTTCGTCCGCGCGGTCCTCGGATAG
- the ybgF gene encoding tol-pal system protein YbgF translates to MSSRPTVLAWLGILAVATAGCGSAEKARREAEMAALVKQVEELRKGQEQTSKDVARLAGELKALDAQAAFLVGETKTSAQEREQMKGAVQQQDEAVRSLRSALEETNQKVAALSVPPPAAPPPKPTAPSGGRDVTPEKLYAQAMTSFRAEEHGQAVLEFTELIDRFPKHALAASSQYWIGEAYYRQRDFNQALTEFQKVPDLYPQSAPAAESLLKVGLCYRALHDVPRARETWQQVLKSYPKSDAAAQARTLISSLGASGRPAR, encoded by the coding sequence ATGTCGTCCCGCCCCACCGTTCTGGCCTGGCTCGGTATCCTCGCGGTGGCGACAGCCGGCTGCGGCTCCGCGGAGAAGGCGCGCCGGGAGGCCGAGATGGCCGCGCTCGTCAAGCAGGTGGAGGAGCTGCGCAAGGGCCAGGAGCAGACGAGCAAGGACGTGGCCCGCCTGGCCGGTGAGCTCAAGGCCCTGGACGCGCAGGCCGCGTTCCTGGTGGGCGAGACGAAGACCTCCGCGCAGGAGCGCGAGCAGATGAAGGGCGCCGTCCAGCAGCAGGACGAGGCGGTGCGCTCGCTGCGCTCGGCGCTGGAGGAGACCAACCAGAAGGTGGCCGCGCTCAGCGTGCCGCCGCCGGCCGCGCCCCCTCCGAAGCCGACGGCGCCGTCGGGCGGCCGCGACGTCACCCCCGAGAAGCTGTACGCCCAGGCGATGACGAGCTTTCGCGCGGAGGAACACGGGCAGGCGGTGCTCGAGTTCACCGAGCTCATCGACAGGTTTCCCAAGCACGCGCTCGCGGCGAGCTCGCAGTACTGGATCGGCGAGGCCTACTATCGGCAGCGCGACTTCAACCAGGCGCTGACCGAGTTCCAGAAGGTGCCCGATCTCTATCCCCAGAGCGCGCCCGCGGCCGAGTCGCTGCTGAAGGTCGGCCTGTGCTACCGCGCGCTCCACGACGTGCCGCGCGCCCGCGAGACGTGGCAGCAAGTGCTCAAGTCGTATCCGAAAAGTGACGCGGCGGCGCAGGCCCGCACGCTCATCTCCTCGCTCGGAGCTTCCGGTCGCCCGGCGCGGTGA
- a CDS encoding YeeE/YedE family protein, with protein MDDLSWMLFVSALSVGLVFGYVTQRGGFCLTRALSNAVLMRDGNILRAYVLAALVAMVGVQIIEALGLVEIPLRPLRWVSNIVGGALFGVGMILAGDCPGSAWYRIGEGAAGALVVLVGFAIGATTAGIGVLAPIRTMLQRPVISLGDGGAVTLPGVTGVSPWIVIAGLLVLGAIWLRRGRREPEHGTWRWPATGAAVGVMIVVGWWASALGDHPVGITFAANTGHLLTYPMVGYPNRVTWSMLMALGVPVGAFIAAWTTGTFAWKWPPASSLAKIFGGGLLMGAAALVAEGCNINQGLTNSATLAVGSLLTFASMCAGACLTLWWMFLRKP; from the coding sequence ATGGACGACCTGTCCTGGATGCTGTTCGTCTCGGCGCTGTCCGTCGGCCTCGTCTTCGGCTATGTCACCCAGCGCGGCGGGTTCTGCCTGACTCGCGCCCTCTCCAACGCCGTCCTCATGCGCGACGGCAACATCCTGCGCGCCTATGTCCTCGCCGCGCTGGTGGCGATGGTCGGCGTTCAGATCATCGAGGCGCTCGGGCTGGTCGAGATCCCGCTACGGCCCCTGCGGTGGGTCTCCAACATCGTGGGCGGCGCGCTGTTCGGGGTCGGAATGATCCTGGCGGGCGATTGCCCGGGCAGCGCCTGGTACCGGATCGGCGAGGGCGCGGCCGGCGCACTGGTCGTCCTCGTGGGCTTCGCGATCGGCGCCACCACCGCGGGTATCGGCGTCCTCGCGCCGATCCGCACGATGCTGCAGAGACCGGTCATCTCGTTGGGAGACGGCGGCGCGGTCACGCTGCCCGGCGTCACCGGCGTCTCCCCGTGGATCGTGATCGCCGGGCTGCTCGTGCTGGGCGCGATCTGGCTCCGTCGCGGGCGCCGCGAGCCCGAGCACGGCACGTGGCGGTGGCCGGCCACCGGCGCCGCGGTGGGCGTGATGATCGTGGTCGGCTGGTGGGCATCTGCGCTCGGCGATCACCCGGTGGGCATCACGTTCGCAGCCAACACCGGCCACCTCCTCACCTACCCGATGGTCGGCTACCCGAACCGCGTGACCTGGAGCATGCTGATGGCCCTCGGCGTGCCCGTCGGCGCGTTCATCGCGGCCTGGACCACCGGCACGTTCGCCTGGAAGTGGCCCCCCGCCTCGAGTCTCGCGAAGATCTTCGGCGGCGGACTCCTCATGGGGGCGGCCGCGCTCGTCGCCGAGGGCTGCAACATCAACCAGGGCCTCACCAACTCCGCGACGCTCGCCGTCGGCAGCCTCCTGACCTTCGCCTCCATGTGCGCGGGCGCCTGCCTCACCCTCTGGTGGATGTTCCTCCGCAAGCCCTGA